From Loxodonta africana isolate mLoxAfr1 chromosome 2, mLoxAfr1.hap2, whole genome shotgun sequence, the proteins below share one genomic window:
- the SLC25A46 gene encoding mitochondrial outer membrane protein SLC25A46, with product MHPRRPDGFDGLGYRGGSRDEQGFGGGGAFPARSFSSGSDLSHWVTTPPDIPGSRNLHWGEKSPLYGGPAVSTPLEGPAEEPFPSGGGAVPGQSSEQLNRFAGFGIGLASLFTENVLAHPCIVLRRQCQVNYHAQNYHLTPFTVINIMYSFNKTQGPRALWKGMGSTFIVQGVTLGAEGIISEFTPLPREISHKWNPKQIGEHLLLKALTYMVAMPFYSASLIETVQSEIIRDNTGILECIKEGIGRVIGMGVPHSKRLLPLLSLIFPTVLHGVLHYIISSIIQKFVLLILKRKTYNSYLAESTSPVQSMLDAYFPELIANFAASLCSDVILYPLETVLHRLHIQGTRTIIDNTDLGYEVLPINTQYEGMRDCINTIRQEEGALGFYKGFGAVIIQYTLHAAVLQITKIIYSTLLQNSI from the exons ATGCACCCGCGGCGCCCGGACGGATTCGATGGCTTGGGCTACCGAGGTGGCTCCCGGGATGAGCAGGGCTTCGGCGGTGGCGGCGCTTTTCCTGCAAGGTCCTTCAGCTCGGGATCGGACCTGAGCCACTGGGTCACTACTCCCCCAGACATCCCGGGCAGCCGCAACCTGCACTGGGGCGAGAAGAGCCCACTCTACGGCGGGCCCGCCGTCTCCACCCCGCTCGAGGGGCCAGCGGAGGAACCCTTTCCCAGCGGCGGCGGCGCGGTGCCGGGACAGAGCAGCG AACAGTTAAATAGATTTGCTGGATTTGGCATTGGACTTGCAAG tcTTTTTACAGAAAATGTACTGGCCCATCCTTGCATTGTTCTGCGCCGCCAGTGTCAG GTTAATTACCATGCTCAGAATTATCATCTCACTCCATTTACAGTCATCAATATTATGTACAGCTTCAACAAAACTCAG GGACCAAGAGCCCTTTGGAAAGGAATGGGAAGTACATTTATTGTCCAGGGAGTGACACTTGGAGCAGAAGGAATAATCAGTGAATTCACACCTTTGCCAAG GGAGATTTCACACAAATGGAATCCTAAACAAATAGGAGAACACCTTCTACTGAAAGC CCTAACTTACATGGTGGCAATGCCTTTCTATTCAGCAAGTCTAATTGAGACAGTACAG AGTGAGATAATTCGAGATAATACTGGAATTTTGGAATGTATTAAAGAAGGAATTGGAAGAGTGATAGGTATGGGAGTGCCTCATAGCAAACGACTACTTCCGCTTCTTTCCTTGATCTTCCCTACGGTGCTGCATGGAGTTCTTCATTACATCATCAGCTCAATCATTCAGAAGTTTGTCCTACTAATTCTAAAGAGAAAGACTTATAATAGCTACCTAGCTGAGAGCACTAGCCCTGTGCAAAGTATGTTGGATGCTTATTTTCCAGAACTTATTGCTAACTTTGCTGCCAGTCTTTGCTCTGACGTTATACTTTACCCATTGGAAACTGTTTTGCACCGCCTTCACATTCAAGGAACACGTACCATAATTGACAATACAGACCTTGGCTATGAAGTGCTTCCAATTAATACACAGTATGAGGGGATGAGAGACTGTATCAATACCATAAGGCAGGAGGAAGGAGCGCTTGGTTTTTATAAAGGGTTTGGTGCTGTTATAATACAGTACACACTGCATGCAGCTGTTCTACAGATTACCAAAATTATTTACTCTACCCTTCTTCAAAACAGCATTTGA